Proteins found in one Vallitalea guaymasensis genomic segment:
- the argC gene encoding N-acetyl-gamma-glutamyl-phosphate reductase — protein MIKAGIIGATGYAGQELMRLLMQHPECEVEVISSRTYKNTNYDQVYGNFMGIASDKLVDEEIDEISKKVDVLFIALPHGIASNKISSKILENTKIIDLGADYRLNDLSVYEKWYGVSHGSPELIEEAVYGLCELKRQDVKKSNLIANPGCYTTCSILSLMPLVKNNLIDKGSIIVDAKSGVTGAGRALNLGTHYTECNESIKAYKIASHRHTPEIEQELSGVTDSSISISFTPHLIPMNRGILITAYASLNKKYTYEDIKEVYEECYKDEQFIRLLPEGVFPETKWVKGSNYCDINFQIDERTNRIIVLGAIDNLIKGAAGQAVQNMNIIFGLKESTGLEVIPAFPI, from the coding sequence ATGATAAAGGCAGGTATTATCGGAGCTACAGGTTATGCAGGGCAAGAATTAATGAGATTATTAATGCAACACCCAGAGTGTGAAGTTGAGGTAATTTCATCTAGAACATATAAAAACACTAATTATGACCAAGTTTATGGTAATTTCATGGGTATAGCATCTGATAAATTAGTTGATGAAGAGATTGATGAGATATCAAAAAAAGTTGATGTATTATTCATTGCATTACCACATGGGATAGCATCTAATAAAATATCATCAAAAATCCTAGAAAACACTAAAATAATTGACTTGGGTGCGGATTACAGGTTGAATGATCTATCAGTATATGAAAAATGGTACGGAGTATCTCATGGCAGTCCAGAACTAATAGAGGAAGCTGTTTATGGATTATGTGAATTAAAAAGACAAGACGTGAAAAAATCTAATCTAATAGCTAATCCAGGGTGTTATACAACTTGCAGTATACTATCATTGATGCCGTTGGTTAAGAATAATCTCATAGATAAGGGTTCAATTATAGTTGATGCCAAATCTGGTGTTACTGGAGCAGGAAGAGCACTTAATCTAGGTACTCATTACACTGAATGCAATGAATCAATCAAAGCATACAAAATTGCATCTCACAGACATACACCAGAAATTGAACAGGAACTTAGTGGTGTAACAGATAGCAGCATCTCGATTTCTTTTACTCCACATCTAATACCTATGAATAGAGGTATTCTTATAACAGCATATGCTAGTCTTAATAAGAAATATACATATGAAGATATAAAAGAGGTATATGAAGAGTGTTACAAAGATGAACAGTTCATCCGACTTTTACCAGAAGGAGTATTTCCAGAAACTAAATGGGTAAAAGGTTCCAATTATTGCGATATAAATTTCCAGATAGATGAAAGAACCAATAGAATAATCGTACTAGGTGCAATCGATAATCTAATAAAAGGTGCAGCAGGTCAAGCTGTTCAAAATATGAATATAATTTTTGGGCTAAAAGAAAGTACAGGACTTGAAGTGATTCCTGCTTTCCCCATTTAA
- the argJ gene encoding bifunctional ornithine acetyltransferase/N-acetylglutamate synthase, whose amino-acid sequence MDIIKGGVTAAKGFLAGGVHCGAKRKNKDLAIVHTKTPANMAATFTTNIVKAAPVLWNKKIFDDGSTVKAIVVNSGNANACTGKIGMTHANEMAAKTGEVLGIDEEEVLVASTGVIGVKLPIDIICNGIVDLSDKLGDTEQSADDAANAIRTTDTYSKQIAVTVMIDGKKVTIGGMAKGSGMIHPNMATMLSFITTDINISKTLLRKALSDSIKDSYNMISVDGDTSTNDMVILLANGEAGNEEIIEVDQDYKIFKEALDYINIYLAKLIVADGEGVTKFIEVSVKGAKNKEDARLLSKSVITSNLVKTAFFGEDANWGRILCAMGYSSAEFDPNKVSLHYVSDKGKITLVENGLPIDFDEDYASSIISERDIIVEIELDEGNGEAKAWGCDLSYEYVKINGEYRT is encoded by the coding sequence ATGGATATAATAAAAGGCGGTGTAACAGCGGCTAAAGGATTTTTGGCAGGTGGAGTACACTGTGGTGCCAAGAGAAAAAATAAGGATTTAGCTATTGTTCATACGAAAACTCCAGCTAATATGGCGGCAACATTTACGACGAATATAGTAAAAGCAGCACCAGTGCTTTGGAATAAAAAGATATTTGATGATGGCAGTACAGTTAAAGCAATTGTTGTTAATAGTGGAAATGCTAATGCTTGTACAGGAAAAATAGGCATGACTCATGCTAATGAAATGGCTGCAAAGACAGGAGAAGTCCTAGGGATAGATGAAGAGGAAGTGTTGGTGGCTTCTACAGGTGTCATAGGAGTGAAACTTCCAATAGATATAATCTGTAATGGTATAGTTGATCTATCAGATAAACTTGGAGATACTGAACAATCAGCAGATGACGCCGCAAACGCAATCAGGACTACTGATACATACAGTAAACAAATAGCAGTAACTGTCATGATAGATGGTAAAAAAGTAACTATTGGCGGTATGGCAAAAGGTTCAGGAATGATTCACCCTAATATGGCTACAATGCTTTCATTCATAACAACAGATATCAACATATCAAAAACATTGCTTAGAAAAGCATTATCAGACAGTATAAAAGACTCTTACAACATGATATCAGTTGATGGTGATACAAGTACTAACGATATGGTTATCCTATTAGCCAATGGTGAAGCTGGCAACGAAGAGATAATCGAAGTTGATCAAGATTATAAAATCTTCAAAGAAGCTCTTGATTATATCAATATCTATCTAGCTAAACTAATTGTTGCAGATGGAGAGGGTGTAACCAAATTCATTGAGGTATCAGTAAAAGGAGCTAAAAATAAAGAGGATGCAAGATTATTAAGTAAATCAGTTATAACCTCCAATTTGGTAAAAACAGCATTCTTTGGCGAAGATGCCAACTGGGGAAGAATACTATGTGCTATGGGATACTCTAGTGCAGAATTTGACCCAAACAAAGTAAGTTTGCATTACGTTAGTGATAAAGGAAAAATAACTCTTGTAGAAAATGGATTACCTATAGATTTTGATGAAGATTATGCATCATCAATTATCAGTGAAAGAGATATTATCGTGGAAATAGAGCTTGATGAAGGTAATGGTGAAGCTAAGGCTTGGGGATGCGACCTTAGTTATGAATACGTGAAAATCAACGGAGAATATAGAACTTGA
- the argB gene encoding acetylglutamate kinase produces MKKYIQRAKVLVEALPYIKKFNGDIVVIKYGGSAMVDESIKMSVIQDIVLMKLVGLKPVIVHGGGKEISGMLSKIGKESKFINGLRVTDEETVQVAEMVLSGKVNKDIVQLIENHDIGAVGISGKDGKTLKVAKKEVEDYDVGYVGEITKVNTGLIETLLENEYIPVIAPIGTDDNGDTYNINADYAASSIAGALKAEKLIFLTDVEGILRDVNDSNSLISQIDVKEVPEYIEQGVISGGMIPKAECCASGIYKGVKSVHILDGRVEHSLLLEIFTKSGVGTMFFSN; encoded by the coding sequence ATGAAAAAATATATTCAAAGAGCTAAGGTATTGGTCGAAGCTTTACCTTATATAAAAAAATTCAATGGTGATATAGTAGTAATCAAATATGGTGGCAGTGCTATGGTGGATGAATCCATTAAAATGTCAGTTATTCAAGATATCGTGCTAATGAAACTGGTAGGACTTAAACCCGTTATAGTCCATGGTGGTGGTAAGGAAATAAGTGGCATGTTAAGCAAAATAGGTAAGGAAAGCAAGTTCATCAATGGGCTCAGGGTAACAGATGAAGAGACGGTTCAAGTTGCAGAGATGGTATTATCAGGAAAAGTTAATAAGGATATAGTACAGCTTATTGAGAATCATGATATTGGTGCAGTTGGAATAAGCGGTAAAGATGGTAAAACACTGAAAGTAGCAAAAAAGGAAGTTGAAGATTATGATGTTGGGTATGTAGGGGAAATTACAAAAGTCAATACAGGACTTATTGAAACTCTCCTTGAAAATGAATACATACCAGTAATTGCACCTATCGGGACAGATGATAATGGTGATACCTATAATATAAATGCTGATTATGCAGCAAGTTCAATAGCTGGAGCGTTAAAAGCTGAAAAGCTGATATTTCTAACAGATGTGGAAGGTATTCTTAGAGATGTGAATGATAGTAATTCACTAATATCTCAAATAGATGTCAAAGAAGTTCCAGAATATATAGAACAAGGTGTTATCAGCGGTGGGATGATTCCAAAGGCTGAATGTTGTGCATCAGGAATTTATAAAGGTGTTAAAAGTGTACATATACTTGATGGAAGAGTAGAACATAGCTTATTGTTAGAAATTTTTACAAAGAGCGGTGTAGGAACTATGTTTTTCTCTAATTAG
- a CDS encoding aspartate aminotransferase family protein: MEQLIKKGKEVFMSTYAQFPIVIEKGEGVKVYDKDGNEYIDFVAGIAVNSLGYKNERLVTELKEQLDKLTHCSNLYWNEPAIEAAGLLVEHSGLDKVFFCNSGAEAIEGSLKLARKYAKKNLGADKNGIITMKNSFHGRTYGAVTATGQLKYQKGLDPLLPGVKYVEFNNIESLEEAIDDNTCAVLLEPIQGEGGIRPANKEYLKKVREICDKNNLVLIFDEVQCGIGRTGEIFAYGLYDVKPDIVALAKGLGGGVPIGAVIANEKVAEGFCPGDHASTFGGNPLVCTAAKVVLEEISNEGILDNVKVQGNYLTKKLNELKDKYDFITDVRGHGLMLGMEMNIPVKDIIKKCMEKGLLLVGSGERIIRFVPPLIVKKEDIDSTVSVLGSVLEGEI; encoded by the coding sequence ATGGAACAATTAATAAAGAAAGGTAAAGAAGTTTTTATGAGTACATACGCTCAGTTTCCTATTGTTATAGAAAAAGGAGAAGGAGTAAAAGTATATGATAAAGATGGTAATGAATATATAGATTTTGTTGCTGGGATAGCTGTTAATTCACTAGGATACAAAAATGAAAGATTGGTTACAGAACTAAAAGAACAGTTGGATAAATTAACTCACTGTTCTAATCTCTATTGGAATGAACCAGCTATAGAAGCAGCAGGCTTATTGGTAGAACATAGCGGACTTGATAAAGTTTTCTTCTGTAATAGTGGAGCAGAAGCAATAGAAGGTTCTCTAAAATTAGCAAGAAAATACGCTAAGAAAAATTTGGGCGCAGATAAAAATGGAATCATTACTATGAAAAATTCATTTCATGGTAGAACCTACGGAGCAGTTACTGCAACAGGTCAACTAAAATACCAAAAAGGCTTAGACCCACTACTTCCAGGTGTGAAATACGTTGAATTCAATAATATAGAATCTCTAGAAGAAGCTATAGATGATAATACATGTGCAGTATTATTGGAACCAATTCAAGGTGAAGGTGGTATAAGACCTGCCAACAAGGAATATCTGAAAAAAGTTAGGGAGATATGCGATAAGAATAACCTAGTATTGATATTTGACGAAGTCCAATGTGGTATTGGAAGAACAGGAGAAATATTCGCATATGGATTATATGATGTAAAACCTGATATAGTAGCCCTAGCAAAAGGACTTGGCGGTGGAGTGCCTATTGGAGCAGTTATAGCTAATGAGAAAGTTGCTGAGGGGTTCTGCCCAGGAGATCATGCAAGTACATTCGGTGGTAATCCACTAGTATGTACAGCAGCAAAAGTTGTATTAGAGGAAATATCCAATGAAGGAATCCTTGATAATGTTAAGGTTCAAGGGAATTACCTGACTAAGAAGTTAAATGAATTAAAAGATAAATATGACTTCATAACTGATGTCAGAGGGCATGGATTAATGCTGGGAATGGAAATGAATATCCCTGTAAAGGATATAATAAAAAAATGTATGGAAAAAGGATTATTACTAGTTGGGTCAGGTGAACGCATAATTAGGTTCGTTCCACCACTTATTGTAAAAAAAGAAGATATAGATTCTACTGTTTCGGTACTTGGCAGTGTTCTGGAAGGAGAGATTTAA
- the carA gene encoding glutamine-hydrolyzing carbamoyl-phosphate synthase small subunit, with the protein MYAKLILEDGTVLKGKSFGAKTTVCGELVFNTGMTGYTEILTDPSYAGQVVTMTYPLIGNYGINTEDMESSCIRVSGFVVKEYSVNPNHWQCEKDIDTYLKENNIPGIYGIDTRMLTKKIREKGTMKCMITTEDEGRLLEKLKDYEFPSNIVEQVSRKDIKHIEGSGKKIGVVDLGIKSGIINQLVSLDCDIYIFPQDIGSQEIIEYDLDGVIFSNGPGDPKEASVPVNTVKELIGKLPIWGICLGHQVIALALGADTYKLKFGHRGSNHPVMNMNTGKVFISSQNHGYAVEESSFTKDMEKTFINVNDNTIEGFSSSDYNIKTVQFHPEEGPGPEDCHYIFKEWIEAII; encoded by the coding sequence ATGTATGCTAAATTAATTCTTGAAGATGGAACAGTCTTAAAAGGAAAAAGTTTCGGAGCTAAGACTACAGTATGCGGTGAATTGGTTTTCAATACTGGTATGACAGGATATACTGAGATTTTGACAGACCCATCTTATGCAGGTCAGGTTGTTACAATGACATATCCTTTGATTGGTAATTACGGTATAAATACTGAAGATATGGAATCAAGCTGTATCAGAGTTTCGGGATTTGTTGTTAAGGAATACTCAGTTAATCCTAATCATTGGCAGTGTGAAAAAGATATAGACACATATTTAAAAGAAAACAATATTCCTGGTATATATGGTATTGATACAAGGATGTTAACTAAGAAAATTAGAGAAAAAGGGACTATGAAATGTATGATAACCACTGAGGATGAAGGTAGGTTATTAGAGAAATTAAAGGATTATGAGTTCCCTAGTAATATTGTTGAACAAGTGTCTAGAAAAGACATTAAACATATAGAAGGGTCAGGCAAGAAAATAGGGGTTGTAGATCTTGGAATCAAGTCAGGAATAATTAATCAGCTGGTAAGTCTTGATTGTGATATATATATTTTTCCACAAGATATTGGTTCTCAAGAGATTATTGAATATGATTTAGATGGAGTGATATTTTCAAATGGACCTGGAGATCCAAAAGAAGCTTCTGTACCTGTCAATACTGTAAAAGAGTTAATAGGTAAGTTGCCTATTTGGGGAATATGTCTTGGTCATCAAGTTATTGCACTTGCACTTGGAGCAGATACATATAAACTAAAATTCGGACATAGAGGAAGCAATCATCCAGTAATGAATATGAATACAGGAAAGGTATTTATATCATCCCAGAATCATGGATATGCAGTAGAAGAAAGCAGTTTTACAAAAGACATGGAAAAGACTTTTATCAATGTTAATGACAATACCATTGAGGGATTCAGTTCTTCTGATTACAATATAAAAACAGTACAATTCCATCCAGAAGAAGGACCAGGACCAGAAGATTGTCATTATATTTTTAAGGAATGGATTGAAGCAATCATTTAG
- the carB gene encoding carbamoyl-phosphate synthase large subunit, whose translation MPKNMDVKKVLVIGSGPIVIGQAAEFDYAGTQACKALKEEGIEVVLVNSNPATIMTDDNIADKVYIQPLTVESLDYIINKERPDGILPTLGGQTGLNMAVELKEAGILDKYNVTLLGTSLETIKKAEDRESFRNLMIEIDEPIPKSKIICNIEDGIEFSKEIGFPIIVRPAYTLGGLGGGIAHNESELKDILLTGLMHSRINQVLVEQSVAGWKEIEYEVMRDSNDTCIIICNMENIDPVGIHTGDSIVVAPSQTLTDNEYHMLRSSSIKIIKALKIEGGCNVQFALNPISKEYIVIEVNPRVSRSSALASKAAGYPIAKIAAKIAIGLNLHEIDNAVTKKTKASFEPALDYVVTKIPKWPFDKFDYANRELGTAMKATGEVMAIDRTFESSLLKAVISLEGKETGLRKEELQKLTKEEIYDKLQVVDDMRIFVLAEALRKNISVDTINEITAIDKWFLYKIKNIISVENELKSELLTRELLEKAETLGFTDIEIMDLSNQSYEMLDTLRRAYNIYPVYKMVDTCAAEFESHTPYYYSTYEKENENEISKNEKIIVIGSGPIRIGQGIEFDYCSVHAVWSIGNLGYESIIINNNPETVSTDFDISDKLYFEPLFIEDVLNVIRKEKPKGVIVQFGGQTAINLAPKLVKNGVQILGTSVDSIDVAEDRERFDKLLNQLNINRPKGGSVSSVSEALKVANEINYPVLIRPSYVIGGRAMMVVRNDNDLKQYLHEAASLSTDYQILIDEYIEGIEVEVDAISDGEDILIPGIMEHIERTGVHSGDSICVYPPQTLSENVIETIISYTKKIAKALEVIGLMNIQFVVRNEEVYIIEVNPRASRTVPILSKVTKIPMVQIAMETILGDKLKDLPYGINLAKTTNLVAVKAPVFSFVKLNNVDVALTPEMKSTGEVLGIDSNYEKALYKAFVGAGYKFYDGGNILVSINDESKEEALIYIKKLVDFGFNIQSTAGTNKYLNSMGIDSTEIPDDVEVVRDKMKNDEIIMIFNIPTKGKDISRDGFKLRTFAQHLGIPCFTCIDTLREYLNVMEFIKEEKEFDYETIDYYQTN comes from the coding sequence ATGCCTAAGAACATGGATGTAAAAAAAGTACTGGTTATTGGTTCGGGACCTATTGTCATTGGTCAAGCAGCAGAATTCGATTATGCAGGAACTCAAGCTTGTAAGGCTCTGAAAGAAGAAGGAATAGAAGTAGTACTGGTTAATAGTAATCCAGCAACGATAATGACAGATGACAATATTGCTGACAAAGTATACATTCAACCACTTACAGTAGAGTCACTAGACTATATTATAAATAAAGAACGACCTGACGGTATTCTGCCTACATTAGGTGGTCAAACAGGACTTAATATGGCTGTTGAATTAAAAGAAGCAGGTATTTTAGATAAATATAATGTAACATTACTTGGTACGTCTCTTGAAACCATAAAGAAAGCTGAAGACAGAGAGAGCTTTAGAAACTTGATGATTGAGATTGATGAACCTATTCCAAAAAGTAAAATTATCTGTAATATAGAAGATGGGATAGAATTTTCAAAAGAGATAGGATTCCCTATTATTGTAAGACCAGCTTATACATTAGGTGGTCTTGGTGGTGGAATTGCACATAATGAATCAGAGTTAAAAGACATTTTACTTACTGGTCTAATGCACAGCAGAATAAATCAAGTCCTAGTGGAGCAGTCTGTGGCAGGCTGGAAAGAGATTGAATACGAGGTTATGAGAGATAGTAATGACACATGTATCATAATCTGTAATATGGAAAATATTGATCCTGTAGGTATTCATACAGGAGATAGTATTGTTGTAGCACCTTCTCAGACTTTGACTGACAATGAATATCACATGCTTAGAAGTTCTTCTATCAAGATAATCAAAGCCCTAAAAATTGAGGGTGGATGTAATGTACAATTTGCCCTTAACCCCATAAGTAAGGAATATATAGTAATAGAGGTTAATCCAAGAGTTAGCCGTTCATCTGCTCTAGCATCAAAAGCAGCAGGTTATCCAATTGCTAAGATTGCCGCTAAGATAGCTATAGGGCTTAATTTACATGAAATAGATAATGCAGTAACTAAAAAGACCAAAGCTTCATTTGAACCAGCTCTTGACTATGTTGTTACTAAGATTCCTAAGTGGCCTTTTGACAAATTTGATTACGCCAATAGAGAGTTAGGTACAGCCATGAAAGCAACTGGGGAAGTAATGGCTATTGATAGAACCTTTGAAAGTTCTTTGTTGAAAGCTGTAATATCCTTAGAAGGAAAAGAAACAGGACTTAGAAAAGAAGAGCTTCAAAAACTGACAAAAGAAGAAATATATGACAAGTTGCAAGTTGTTGATGATATGCGTATTTTTGTTTTAGCAGAAGCACTAAGAAAAAACATATCAGTAGATACCATCAATGAAATTACGGCAATAGATAAATGGTTTTTATATAAAATAAAAAATATAATTTCAGTAGAAAATGAGTTGAAATCTGAATTACTTACTAGAGAATTATTAGAAAAAGCTGAGACACTAGGTTTTACAGATATTGAGATTATGGATTTATCCAATCAGTCTTATGAAATGTTGGATACATTAAGAAGAGCCTACAATATTTATCCAGTATATAAAATGGTGGATACTTGTGCAGCAGAATTTGAATCCCATACACCTTATTATTATTCAACATATGAGAAGGAAAATGAGAATGAGATAAGTAAAAACGAAAAGATCATTGTTATAGGTTCAGGACCAATAAGAATAGGACAGGGCATCGAATTTGATTACTGTTCAGTCCATGCAGTATGGTCTATTGGAAACTTGGGGTATGAATCAATCATCATAAACAATAACCCTGAAACAGTGAGTACAGATTTTGATATATCCGATAAACTGTATTTTGAACCACTTTTCATAGAAGATGTTCTTAATGTAATCAGAAAAGAAAAACCAAAAGGTGTTATAGTCCAATTCGGAGGACAAACAGCTATTAATCTTGCTCCAAAATTAGTTAAAAATGGTGTGCAGATACTTGGAACTTCTGTAGATTCTATTGATGTTGCAGAAGATAGAGAAAGATTTGATAAGTTACTGAATCAATTGAACATCAATAGACCAAAAGGTGGCTCTGTTTCATCTGTTAGTGAAGCTTTGAAGGTAGCTAATGAAATAAATTATCCAGTACTCATAAGACCTTCATATGTTATTGGTGGTAGAGCAATGATGGTTGTAAGGAATGATAATGACTTGAAGCAGTATTTACATGAAGCTGCGTCCTTATCAACAGATTATCAAATACTTATTGATGAGTATATAGAAGGTATAGAGGTAGAAGTTGATGCCATATCTGATGGAGAAGATATACTTATCCCTGGTATCATGGAACATATCGAGAGAACAGGAGTTCATTCAGGAGATAGTATATGTGTATATCCTCCTCAAACATTGTCAGAGAACGTGATTGAGACTATTATCAGCTATACTAAGAAAATCGCTAAGGCATTAGAAGTTATTGGGCTTATGAACATACAATTTGTTGTCAGAAATGAAGAAGTATATATCATTGAGGTTAATCCAAGAGCATCAAGAACTGTGCCTATACTCAGTAAAGTAACCAAGATTCCTATGGTTCAGATAGCTATGGAAACTATACTAGGTGATAAACTAAAAGACCTGCCTTATGGTATCAATCTAGCAAAGACAACTAATCTGGTAGCAGTAAAAGCACCAGTATTCTCCTTTGTAAAATTAAATAATGTTGATGTAGCACTAACTCCTGAAATGAAATCCACCGGTGAAGTATTGGGTATAGATTCTAATTATGAGAAAGCCCTATACAAAGCTTTTGTAGGAGCTGGATATAAGTTCTATGATGGAGGGAACATATTAGTATCCATCAATGATGAGAGCAAAGAAGAAGCGCTCATATATATTAAAAAGCTTGTAGATTTTGGTTTCAACATTCAATCTACTGCTGGTACTAATAAGTATCTGAATAGTATGGGGATTGACAGTACTGAAATACCTGATGATGTAGAAGTTGTTAGGGATAAGATGAAAAACGATGAAATAATCATGATATTCAACATTCCAACAAAAGGTAAAGATATAAGCAGGGATGGTTTCAAACTTCGTACTTTTGCACAGCATCTTGGAATACCTTGCTTCACTTGTATTGATACTCTAAGGGAATATCTTAATGTAATGGAATTCATTAAGGAAGAAAAAGAATTTGATTATGAAACAATAGATTATTATCAAACTAATTAA
- a CDS encoding glycoside hydrolase family 3 protein, with protein MYRYMCLVVVLVLLLAGCSTNDNNQNNDKAKEKEESIIDDNEVNYNKNENGTTDNPDKKEKTVDEKIEEMIDGMTLEEKIGQMFMIDADSLNNAPVTVLDDFGREVMKKYNLGGVIFFKNNINTIPQTEKLISDIQETSSIPLFISVDEEGGLVSRIAKNPNMHATVLPNNKVIGDTGNTENAYKIGQILGREISSLGFNMDFAPVADINTNPDNTVIGVRSYGSDEQLVGDMVYNCVKGLQDENVSAVVKHFPGHGDTTNDTHLGSVVTNHNIERLREIEFVPFKKGIEADVDGVMIAHIKAPQIDETNTEASLSKKIVTDILRNELGYDGLAITDALNMGAIVNEYGTKEACIKAVEAGIDILLMPVPFEEGYSGVLESVISKTISEERIDESVRRILEVKFKRDLFNQDNTKNAEEILGSKENLDLLESIKK; from the coding sequence ATGTATCGATATATGTGTTTAGTGGTTGTTTTAGTTTTATTATTAGCAGGATGTTCAACAAATGACAATAATCAAAATAATGATAAAGCAAAGGAAAAAGAAGAAAGTATTATAGATGATAATGAAGTCAATTATAACAAAAATGAGAATGGGACTACTGATAATCCAGATAAGAAAGAAAAAACTGTTGATGAGAAGATAGAAGAGATGATCGATGGGATGACATTGGAAGAAAAGATTGGACAAATGTTCATGATTGATGCTGATTCTCTTAATAATGCCCCTGTAACTGTTCTTGATGATTTCGGTAGAGAAGTGATGAAGAAATATAACTTGGGTGGAGTGATTTTCTTTAAGAATAACATTAATACCATTCCTCAGACAGAAAAGCTGATTAGTGATATTCAAGAAACATCTAGTATACCTCTTTTCATTTCAGTAGATGAAGAGGGAGGCTTAGTATCAAGGATAGCTAAGAATCCTAATATGCATGCAACAGTACTGCCTAATAATAAAGTAATCGGAGATACTGGAAATACTGAAAATGCATATAAAATAGGACAAATACTTGGAAGAGAAATATCTTCTCTAGGCTTCAACATGGATTTTGCTCCTGTAGCAGATATCAATACCAACCCTGACAATACAGTTATAGGTGTTAGATCTTATGGAAGCGATGAACAATTAGTTGGTGATATGGTTTATAATTGTGTAAAGGGATTGCAAGATGAAAATGTCTCAGCTGTCGTTAAGCATTTTCCAGGGCATGGAGATACTACTAATGATACTCACTTAGGTTCTGTAGTCACTAATCATAATATTGAAAGGCTTAGAGAGATTGAATTTGTACCATTCAAGAAAGGTATTGAAGCTGATGTGGATGGGGTGATGATAGCACATATCAAGGCTCCACAAATAGATGAAACCAATACAGAAGCCTCATTATCTAAGAAAATAGTAACTGATATACTTAGGAATGAGTTAGGTTATGATGGACTCGCTATTACCGATGCTCTTAATATGGGAGCTATAGTGAATGAATATGGTACAAAAGAAGCATGTATAAAAGCAGTAGAAGCTGGTATTGATATATTACTTATGCCTGTACCTTTTGAAGAAGGTTATAGTGGAGTATTGGAGTCTGTTATTTCAAAGACTATCTCTGAAGAAAGAATAGATGAATCTGTCAGAAGAATATTGGAAGTTAAATTCAAAAGAGATCTATTTAATCAGGATAATACTAAGAATGCTGAAGAAATTCTTGGGAGTAAAGAGAATCTGGATTTATTGGAGAGCATAAAAAAGTAA
- a CDS encoding sulfide/dihydroorotate dehydrogenase-like FAD/NAD-binding protein has product MYKIVKKKTINSQVELMVVEAPFTARKCEPGQFIILRVNEDGERIPLTIADYDREAGTVTIIYQVVGYSTKLLSKKQEGDYINDFVGPLGQATELKKHKRVLGIGGGVGAAPLYPQIKKLKSMGVSVDVIIGGRSEEYIILEDEFKEICDNIYFATNDGTKGTKGFVTDVLNDLLEQGNKYDEVIAIGPLIMMKAVVSVTKPLNIPTGVSLNPIMIDGTGMCGGCRVTVGGETKFACVDGPDFDGFLVDFDECMRRQSYYKEEEDHVCKLDGIKNKK; this is encoded by the coding sequence GTGTACAAAATTGTAAAGAAGAAAACCATCAATAGTCAAGTTGAATTAATGGTTGTTGAAGCACCTTTTACTGCTAGAAAATGTGAGCCAGGACAATTCATAATTCTTAGAGTGAATGAAGATGGAGAAAGAATTCCACTAACTATTGCTGATTACGACAGAGAAGCGGGAACAGTAACAATTATATACCAAGTTGTAGGGTATTCAACTAAATTACTTAGTAAAAAGCAAGAAGGAGATTATATTAATGACTTTGTAGGACCTCTAGGTCAAGCTACAGAATTAAAAAAACATAAAAGAGTATTGGGAATAGGCGGAGGTGTTGGAGCTGCTCCACTTTATCCTCAAATAAAGAAATTAAAATCAATGGGCGTCAGTGTTGACGTTATTATTGGTGGTCGTAGTGAAGAGTACATAATTCTTGAAGACGAGTTCAAAGAAATATGTGATAATATATATTTTGCTACTAATGATGGAACTAAAGGTACAAAAGGATTTGTAACTGATGTTCTAAATGATTTATTGGAACAGGGAAATAAATATGATGAGGTCATTGCTATAGGACCATTGATTATGATGAAAGCGGTTGTTTCAGTTACTAAACCTCTTAATATACCAACTGGTGTATCTCTTAACCCTATTATGATAGATGGAACTGGCATGTGTGGTGGATGTCGTGTTACTGTAGGTGGCGAAACAAAATTTGCATGTGTTGATGGACCAGATTTTGATGGATTCTTAGTTGATTTTGACGAATGTATGAGAAGACAAAGCTATTATAAAGAAGAAGAAGACCATGTATGTAAGTTGGATGGTATCAAAAACAAAAAGTAG